GGCTTTAGTTGCTGATGATTGATGAAGAGGTATGTGTCTCATCCTTCATACTTTCGATTTACTACGGTAGACCTCACTGAATCTAGTTGAatccatttttattatatgtagtCTAAAACTATACGTCACAAGCTTTATATGCTGCGCGTCTGATAAATAGTCGCTCAACACTGTCCGTTTTGCATATATTTGTTTGAGAGAATAATCTGAATTTTTACGACATGTTTCTACAATATGCAACTGACTAAATCATTTTCTCTGAACTCTAGGGTACTGTTGCTCAGGGGTTCAACGCTCAAAACCGTGTCAACAGGTATGAAGATGAGCTCAAACGTGGAAGCATTTATACTCTCACAAACTTCTTTGGATCCAACAACAAGGTGATGTATCGTGTGGCTGATCAAAAGCTGGTTATTTGCTTCACACACATCTCTGTCCTGAAAAAACTTAAAGAAAACATTGAAGCCATTTTGGACCAGCGCTTCAAGTTCCATTCCTATGCAGATTTTGAAGCCAACTGTGATCTAAGAGGGGATCTTCATGGTGAGGTTTATATGAGTTCCCATCAGCTTTGAACTCTGAGAATATTCTGACTAACCATGTGTGTATTGTAGATGTTGTTGGTCACCTTAAGTTGGTTGATGGCCAGACTCTCCATCAACGTCTGGCTTTATGCACCAATGATGGCTCAACTTCTCGGAAAATTATGGTCCACTTGCAGCTTAAAGAGTAAGTGGCTGTATTTGAAGCAATCTCTATTGCTTTAGTTAGTTGCTCTACATTTACgtttctgatttttttccaTACCATATTTCAAACTGCAGTGGTCCAGTTGTGAACGTTGACTTATGGGACCAGGCTGCGGAAAATTTCCGGCGTAAGTTTGATGAGAGTGTAACCACCCCAACCATTCTGATGGTCACGACGGTTAATCCAAAAAGGCTTGGTGGTAAACTTTCTCCATTCGTACTAACCTACTCTAACACTCTCATCTCAGTTACATGAGCCTTCAGCCACACTAACTGCTtctacatctctctctctcatgcgTACCAATTGACAGGGAAACTGTGCCTCAGCTCTATGTCCTCATCTAGAGTTTTCCTGGACCAGGAAGTTGACCCCACCAAAGAGTACTTGA
This genomic stretch from Brassica napus cultivar Da-Ae chromosome C9, Da-Ae, whole genome shotgun sequence harbors:
- the LOC125592557 gene encoding uncharacterized protein LOC125592557; translated protein: MIDEEGTVAQGFNAQNRVNRYEDELKRGSIYTLTNFFGSNNKVMYRVADQKLVICFTHISVLKKLKENIEAILDQRFKFHSYADFEANCDLRGDLHDVVGHLKLVDGQTLHQRLALCTNDGSTSRKIMVHLQLKDGPVVNVDLWDQAAENFRRKFDESVTTPTILMVTTVNPKRLGGKLCLSSMSSSRVFLDQEVDPTKEYLNLLAVNPAFASSVNTVEVVNVETLTIREIADFIKRQPAKIAYFDCIATIDDVKLGTEWYYIACKVCQTKLTHGPTMLMCPKCCNENATALANFRVELSVYDNEEQCTFIILGDAGKELTGRKAT